From the Manihot esculenta cultivar AM560-2 chromosome 14, M.esculenta_v8, whole genome shotgun sequence genome, the window tattaaatttaaaaattaatatttataatgggTTTGagtagaatttaaattttattattggaCATTCATTCTTccaaatattttatatagataaataattaatattaatttataatttctttaaaaatataaaatttatggcctaatatataaaaaattacaattttttctTATTCTAAAAGAAacttatatttttctttatttagttATATTTTACTTATATAATATGCTTATGatttaaattacaattttttctcattaaaaataagaaaagttaaAGCTTTTAGGTTTATGTTTCTATATTATTCCTAATTCCATTGAGAGTTAAATTTGGATGTGAATTATTTGGGAATATAATCGAGTAGATTCTTTTTACTTTTCTGTCCTCCGAAACGACGGCGTTTAACGTGCACCGACCAGGCCTAAAAGGTCACTAAAACGGCAGTGTTTAATCACGCACTATAGAAAAGGAGGGGGGACCTTCGCATTACCAAAAATCATACCAGAAGGATAGAGATCGGAACCTCCCCCAAAATTAGTTTCTGATTCCCACGAGAAGCATACAAAATGGTACGCagatttctttctctctctctctccaataattgaaattagggtttcttttttatatttttgattaCTCGTTCTGTTCTGTATCGCAATTAGGGAGTTGTGTTATATTATCATGGTCTGTTACGCATCTTTTTGTTTTAGGGTTTTTGTTTCTGTATATCAAACTTTAGCATAGATGATTAAATTTACATGATTTTATATGAAATTGATTCTCCAGTCGTGGGATTGAATTTTTTAGACAGGTTATTTTAGGTCTCTCTCTCCCCCTCGCTCAATTAATGTTTGCACTTTACGTTCTGTTTATtctcccttttttttctttttaatttatcgGATTCATATGCGTAagcttttagttttaattttcttaaatttgtgGCGGAAAGGTCGAAAAACATCCCTTTGAATGACTAGGCCTTCTAattgttttatgtttatggtatTTTAGTTATAGAAGCAGGTCAAGTCTTACAACGCTTTTATGGAATTAGTAGGAGTCATGATGCTAGTTTGCATATTATTGATATAAGATAACATGTTTGTTGAAGCAGCTTTTAGCTAAGAATATATCTTTGCGCCGAGTATCAATATTTTAGTATCCAAatgcattatttatttatttttttatgctaGTGTAAGAATGATGTGAATTGCGGAATCGGGGTTGCTCCTTTCATTTTTCATACGCTTTCTCTGAATATGGGACAATGTGACAGCTGCTTTATTTGGTTATACAAAATAATGGTGGCTGTTTTAGTGCATAGGACAGCTTCACCTATCTCACATTTCTTTTGAGTCTCAAGGGCTCTTAAAAAAAACCTTAAAAATATTCAATGTTATAATTGCCTATCTCGATATGATTATTTGAAGAAAATTTTGTTATAGTAAGAAAGATATTTTATCATCGAGCATGAAGGAGTCAATTGAACGCAATATTTTTTTGGaaacattaaaattaatgaagaaaTTTTCATTCAATAATGTAAGAACGATCTAATTTAGtccataaaaaaattagattgtTCTTTCATTATTAGATGAAATtttcttcattaattttaatgtttCCAGAAAAATATTGCATTCAACTGACTCCTTTATGCTCGATGATTAAATACTAATTTAGTGTATAGCACTTATGCGTTGGAAGTGGcagtgatttaaaaaaaaaatttaaaatcatgtTGACTTAAAATTTGGTTTAGGAGCTAATTTCACATGTTTGAGTATTTGACACAGGTCATTCCTTGTATTGCAGCAGCTAAGAACGAACTTGTTTGTTTGCATGAATTTATTTAAGTTTCTAACTCATTTTGTCTGGACTTGTTGCAGTCTTCATTGGCAGCAGCAAGAGCTGATAATTTCTACTACCCCCCAGAATGGACTCCAGAACAGGTATGATCTCGTAAAATTTACAGTTTCATATTGTGAAatcatttattttgatttggtgtCTTTGGGGAAAGCGGAATCTCaatcttcattttcttttcagGGTTCCTTGAACAAGTTTCATGGTCAGCATGCTCTCAGGGAGAGAGCAAAAAAGATAAACCAGGGCATTTTGATAATCAGGTATCAGATCACTTGCATTGTATTAAAAGGATGATGAGTTTTGGTTTGTCTTCAAATTTTCTACCAAATCTGGTAATGGTATTTGGCTACCTCATGAAGGCTTAGGTTTTTAATATTTGCACAGGCAACCATAGACCCCTTATTCTAGGAGTGTTGATTTTAGAATCATGCCTTGTGGGAGTTCTTAAGTGTAAATTTTCACTAAATTTTTGTTTCAGTGAAGACATGCATCCCTCTTAAACTGCTACTATTACTATTGATTTCTATTAGAAATGAAGGGGTAGATAAAAATCGCCATGAAAGGGATTAATTTCCTAAATGTGAAACTTTGAATGAGCATTACCGTTTACCATAGATAATAAGTATATGTTAACTAAGATGTATATTAAtcggaaaatttttaaaaagataagaaagaaaaatgtgAATGATGGATGAAATAGTGATGGTTGCTCTCCGGCCATAATAATGCATCCTTGAAAACTTAGTAACTAAGTAATTGTTCAGTTTGTTATATCCATTTAATAAGAAGATCCTCTATATTGATGATGTTCATTACAACTGTTTATCAAATTTCCTGAACAATTACAATAAGTGGTGAAGTTATCAAAATTATGATGATTTGAAATGGTAAATTTTGCTTGAAAGAAATGAAGCTAATGAGAATTTGATATTGTTTcatgtaaatatattatttatttcaaaactcagaaaaatatatttatcctTGAGAGCGAGGTAATATAATGGTGGCTTGAAAAATGCAAATGAGAGCTCCTCCTTATctgtttatttatatatatatatatatatatatatatatatatatatatattgctaaGTCAATAGATCATCTAAGTGCGTAACAAAGCATATAAAGGAAAGCTATTAGTTAAACTAATCTATAAGTGATATATCACAGTTGTTACTTGAATTAAATGAGTAAATAAATGTCTAGGTTTCTTTCCTTACTGCCAACTGCAATGCCAGTCTGATGTTATTTTCTTGCTTACAGGTTCGAGATGCCATTCAATATATGGTGTGGTGGTTGCAATTCCATGATTGCAAAGGGTGTTCGGTTCAACGCAGAGAAAAAGCAAGTGGGGAACTATTATTCAACAAAGGTATCTTAAACAACTGATTAACATATGTTGCCAACACTTTAAGGATAGAAAGCTAGAAGTATGTGAAGGGGGAATATCCAATGATGCTTCTGCACATGCATAGTTGAAGGATAATACCAACTTTTTTCTGCTTAAAATGGGATAAATTGTAATGCTGCTTTGAAGTGGAAACTATGTACTTGCATGCTCAAGGACATACGAGTTATAATACTAACTTTTTTCTGCTTAAAATGGGATAAATTGTAATGCTGCTTTGAAGTGGAAACTATGTACTTGCATGCTCAAGGACATACGAGTTAACACACCTGCAGCAACCCCAACTACTTGTTTTTTTCTATATGGTTTGATTCATCAGAAAGCTCACCTGCTAAAAGCGTTGCCTCCTAGCCAATTGGAAACCTCatgtttttaattttgtttggaACTTATTAATGCTAAAGCAttccttttttctattttaaatgaTTAACCTAAATTTGTTATGTCTTCTTGCTTCTTTCAGATATGGAGCTTCACCATGAAATCTGCATGCTGCAAACATGAAATTGTTATTCAGACAGATCCAAAAAATTGTGAATATGTGATTATTAGTGGGGCACAACGGAAGACTGAGGATTTTGATGTTGAGGATGCAGAGACATTTGCACTTCCTGCAGATGAAGGTTTGTATTCACCCTTGTGAAATCAAGTGCCATGCTTGTTTCCTCTTTTGATCACcagtgttattttttattttcttgaagaaacattttgattaaaattttggtATACCAGAAAGGGGTAAGCTAGCGGATCCATTTTATCGTCTTGAGCATCAGGAAGAGGATCtgcagaagaagaaagaagctgAGCCAGTACTAGTTCGGCTTCAACGAGTATCTGATGCCAGACATTCCGATGACTATGCTCTTAACAAGGCTCTTCGATCCCGACTTAGAAGTCAGAAGAAAAGagttgctgaagaagaggttgcttCAAGGAAAATGGGACTTGGCATACGGCTGCTTCCAACTACAAAAGAAGATTCTGCTGCCGCAGCAAATGTGAAGTTCTCTTCAAAGTTTGACAAAAATAGAAAGGATAAGCGAGCATTAATTCATGCAACTTCAATCTTTCCAGAATCTTATGGGGCCTCCTTTTCCAATAAGAAGCGTTTGGAGCTAGAAGCCAAGAGAAGGAAAATCAGTGCGGCTGCAGTATCTAACATGCTGACAGGTGGATTTAAGCCATCTTCATGGTCGCAGTGTAAGAAACAGCACAAGTGAAGAATTGAATAAATTCGACATATTTAGCTACGAGTTTTATGTGATTGGATTTAATATATTTGTGTGAAATCTTTCCACCCTGATCTTTGCCTGCGCTAGATGGCATTCGATCATGTACATAGAGAGTCTACTGTTTtattctccttttctgctggctCTTGTGTCTATGTTGCCGACAAAGGCTATAGCAAGCTTTTCGGTGTTATATGCAGTTTGTGATGTCCAACAGGGAAATGAAATAGAATGGCAATTTTCACGACATTTTGATTTTGGCTTGGCTCTTCTAAAATTGTCCATACTCTTTATTTTCCTTCTTAGCtatgttttgcaaatataatTCCTCTTTCTAAGAGGCGTCATTTTCTCTTCGCCATGAAAGCTATGATATCAAATGGTAGATGGTAGAGAGAATCTGAATTCCAAGAAATATTTAAGAGGAGAAAGATTGGAATCACCGAGTATTTAATCCGTGTATTTCGAAGAAATTTGAGGTCGAGTTATTTTGTGGTAAATTCAATGCTCGAAAAGAATATAGGAATACTTCCTAATTATTACATGAGCACCACCTCTATAAACTGCTCTtacgatttttttttctttaatcgcGGAATTTAAGCTTTCTTGCGGTGCCATACATAACTAATTTTGCAAGTAGTTGCCATATACCGTATGGACTTTATCCTAAATGTTAACTGAAATTTGGTGTTATTTTCTAATCAAATTCTAGCAATTCAATGATTGAACTGTCCTTTTTACGTAATACAATTGATCAGATATCTGATTTTTCCTGTTATAATCTTTGATTTGCTAATTATCTAACTTGCTGTTCGCCTCAGTTTTCATTCATTCCATTGAACGGAAATGTAACACAAATTAAAGGTGTGAGATCTTCtttcaatattaaaatttattattagataaaaattcaaaataaattctaTGAAAACTAAATATTTGAACTATTATGTTGATATGAAGGTGCAAATCAAGTTGATGCCTCATTACTCTGAATTGTCCAAATGGTGAGTAATGATTTACAACCAGTAGTGATTTTTTATCCCTGTTTTCTCCATTGTTATCTTTGATGATTATGAAACGAGAAAGAAAAACTTGTCCTTTTTTCTGATCAGTAAAGTAACACaactttaaaaaaatgtaaatcctcaaaaattaaagtaataaatGCAGATATACTTCAAATTCGGAAGACCAAATAAATGAGAAGagattttaatttctatttttcttgTATTTCTTTCAACTAAACATCAAATCTATTAAGAGAATAGA encodes:
- the LOC110600395 gene encoding coiled-coil domain-containing protein 130, with the protein product MSSLAAARADNFYYPPEWTPEQGSLNKFHGQHALRERAKKINQGILIIRFEMPFNIWCGGCNSMIAKGVRFNAEKKQVGNYYSTKIWSFTMKSACCKHEIVIQTDPKNCEYVIISGAQRKTEDFDVEDAETFALPADEERGKLADPFYRLEHQEEDLQKKKEAEPVLVRLQRVSDARHSDDYALNKALRSRLRSQKKRVAEEEVASRKMGLGIRLLPTTKEDSAAAANVKFSSKFDKNRKDKRALIHATSIFPESYGASFSNKKRLELEAKRRKISAAAVSNMLTGGFKPSSWSQCKKQHK